The DNA window TAGTAATCTTAGACTGGCTTTAAACCAGCCAAACTGTGCAGTGGGGAAAGTgtagtcaggtagcctagtggttagagcgttggaccagcaACCGaaatcctgagctgacaaggtaaaaatcgatTGCTctctccctgaacaaggcagttaacaccctGAAATTGGGGCATAATTGTTCTCTTTGATGCTGTTTATAATAAGATCTGTGTGTATAATTTCTAAAACAAGATTACTTTCCATTCACAGCACGGATAATAATTCCCATCACGAGAAAGTCAGTAGCAAACCAGATTAACAACATTGTTAACGCCTTTCTTCCTCTGGCTGCATTGATGATAATGAACACTTACCAGATATCCAGATGTAGGCTACCACCAACATTTCTCCATACAGACTATTGTGAACATGGTTTCTCTTGTCCTTTAAACTACACTGAATAAACAAACTTCAGCCATGCCCAGTAGATCACCTGCTGGGTTTCAACAAACGGTGGCGATACCACATGCAAAATTGTTGGCACATTAACAGAAAATGACAACCAATGTTCTGTGGTCAGAGGCGATAGTGCGCAGCCATCCTACTGACGTTAATGGTGTCCCGTACTTAAAATATAAAAtttacacacaaaacaaacataGACCACTTGGTAATGAGAGGCATATTTAATCATCCTCAGttataaataaaacaattaaataaataaatattgatccCATGAACATGAAACAAAAGCCATTATGACATGCCAAATCAACCCCGATGACACAGAGACAACTTTTTACAACTAATAGGGTGTCATGTAGAACAGGTAAGCCCAGCAGCTGGAGTCACTCCTTCTTCTTGGGGAAAGCGGCACAAACCAGTTCATATACGACATATGCAGATCCTGCAATAACATAAAACATCATTACTAATTAAATAGTGTTATTACAAAGACGTTGAACAACTTAGTGGTAATTCACAACCAGACTATATACCAAGGTCTGGTGTCTCCATGgattaaaaaaattaattaaatgTTTTACCATTGATTCCATCCGTACTCACCTAGGATGGTGAGTGCCATTGTTGCTCTGTACAGGATGGCGTCGCTGACACCCCCTTTCAAATGAATTGGAATCCCATTGTCCTCCTGGTGAAGAAAAACATACTGTATCAAACTCATGTCATGCACAGCAACATGCAGTATAAGCATCCTACTTCCTTTAAGAGCACCAAAGCTGTGGTATTTGCCGAGTGGACATCGACTTATTTGACATTCCTTTCAGCTTCTAGTGGCACAAAAGGCCTCAATGGTG is part of the Oncorhynchus tshawytscha isolate Ot180627B linkage group LG18, Otsh_v2.0, whole genome shotgun sequence genome and encodes:
- the LOC112217485 gene encoding cytochrome c oxidase subunit 7A2, mitochondrial codes for the protein MYRHIQALQQVSRRTLSTSARRQVENKVPHKQKHFQEDNGIPIHLKGGVSDAILYRATMALTILGSAYVVYELVCAAFPKKKE